The following are encoded together in the Microtus pennsylvanicus isolate mMicPen1 chromosome 8, mMicPen1.hap1, whole genome shotgun sequence genome:
- the Kcns3 gene encoding delayed-rectifier potassium channel regulatory subunit KCNS3: MVFGEFFHRPGQDEELVNLNVGGFKQSVDQSTLLRFPHTRLGKLLTCHSEEAILELCDDYSVADKEYYFDRNPSLFRYVLNFYYTGKLHVMEELCVFSFCQEIEYWGINELFIDSCCSSRYQERKEESHDKDWDQKSNDVSTDSSFEESSLFEKELEKFDELRFGQLRKKIWIRMENPASCLSAKLIAISSLSVVLASIVAMCVHSMSEFQNEDGEVDDPVLEGVEIACIAWFTGELAIRLVAAPSQKKFWKNPLNIIDFVSIIPFYATLAVDTKEEESEDIENMGKVVQILRLMRIFRILKLARHSVGLRSLGATLRHSYHEVGLLLLFLSVGISIFSVLIYSVEKDELASSLTSIPICWWWATISMTTVGYGDTHPITLAGKIIASTCIICGILVVALPITIIFNKFSKYYQKQKDMDVDQCSEDPPEKCPELPYFNIRDVYAQQVHAFITSLSSIGIVVSEPDSTDASSIEDNEDVYNTASLENSTAK, translated from the coding sequence ATGGTGTTTGGTGAGTTTTTCCATCGCCCTGGACAAGACGAGGAACTTGTCAACCTGAACGTGGGGGGCTTTAAGCAGTCTGTGGACCAGAGTACCCTCCTGCGGTTCCCTCACACAAGGCTGGGGAAGCTGCTGACCTGCCATTCTGAGGAGGCCATACTGGAGCTGTGTGATGACTACAGCGTGGCCGACAAAGAGTACTATTTTGATCGGAACCCCTCCCTGTTCAGATACGTCTTGAACTTTTACTACACGGGGAAGCTGCACGTCATGGAGGAGCTGTGCGTGTTCTCCTTTTGCCAGGAGATCGAGTACTGGGGTATCAACGAGCTCTTCATTGACTCCTGCTGCAGCAGCCGGTaccaggagaggaaggaagaaagccatGACAAAGACTGGGACCAGAAAAGCAACGATGTGAGCACGGACTCCTCCTTCGAAGAATCCTCTCTCTTTGAGAAAGAGCTGGAGAAGTTTGATGAGCTGAGATTTGGTCAGCTCCGAAAGAAAATCTGGATTCGAATGGAAAACCCAGCTTCTTGCCTGTCCGCCAAGCTCATCGCCATCTCCTCCTTGAGTGTGGTGCTGGCGTCTATTGTGGCCATGTGCGTGCACAGCATGTCCGAATTCCAGAATGAGGATGGAGAAGTGGATGACCCTGTGCTGGAGGGAGTGGAGATTGCATGCATTGCCTGGTTCACTGGTGAGCTGGCCATCCGGCTGGTCGCTGCCCCTTCTCAAAAGAAGTTCTGGAAAAACCCTCTGAACATCATCGACTTTGTGTCCATTATTCCCTTCTATGCTACGTTGGCTGTGGACAccaaggaagaagagagtgaggACATTGAGAACATGGGCAAGGTGGTCCAAATCCTCCGACTCATGAGGATTTTTCGAATTCTGAAGCTTGCCCGGCATTCGGTAGGGCTTCGGTCTCTTGGGGCCACGCTGAGGCACAGTTACCATGAGGTGGGGCTACTGCTTCTCTTCCTTTCGGTGGGTATTTCCATTTTCTCCGTGCTCATCTACTCTGTGGAGAAGGATGAACTTGCATCCAGTCTCACCAGCATCCCTATCTGCTGGTGGTGGGCTACTATCAGTATGACCACGGTGGGCTATGGAGACACCCATCCGATCACCTTAGCCGGGAAGATCATTGCAAGCACGTGTATTATTTGTGGCATCTTGGTGGTGGCCCTTcccatcaccatcatcttcaaCAAGTTTTCCAAGTACTACCAGAAGCAGAAGGACATGGATGTGGACCAGTGCAGTGAGGACCCACCGGAGAAGTGCCCCGAGCTACCTTACTTTAACATCAGGGACGTTTATGCACAGCAAGTCCATGCCTTCATTACCAGTCTGTCTTCCATTGGCATCGTGGTCAGCGAGCCTGACTCCACAGACGCTTCTAGCATCGAAGACAATGAGGATGTTTACAATACCGCATCCCTGGAGAACTCTACCGCAAAGTGA